The following proteins are encoded in a genomic region of Cryptomeria japonica chromosome 11, Sugi_1.0, whole genome shotgun sequence:
- the LOC131061324 gene encoding 14-3-3 protein 7 — protein sequence MSTEKERESHVYMAKLAEQAERYDEMVQSMKNVAELDLELTVEERNLLSVGYKNVIGARRASWRIMSSIEQKEEAKGNEQNVKRIKEYRQKVEDELSKICNDILSTIDEHLLPSSTSGESTVFYYKMKGDYYRYLAEFKSGNERKEASDQSLKAYQAASNTAATDLPPTHPIRLGLALNFSVFYYEIQNSPERACHLAKQAFDEAIAELDTLSEESYKDSTLIMQLLRDNLTLWTSDLQEDGGEEQPKGEEIKVEDREI from the exons ATGAGCacagaaaaggagagggagagccATGTTTACATGGCCAAGTTAGCCGAGCAGGCCGAGCGATATGACG AGATGGTGCAGTCAATGAAGAATGTTGCCGAATTGGACCTGGAGCTAACTGTGGAGGAAAGGAACTTGCTTTCTGTTGgctataaaaatgttattggtgctAGGAGGGCTTCATGGCGTATCATGTCATCAATTGAGCAGAAGGAAGAAGCTAAGGGGAATGAGCAGAATGTTAAACGGATCAAAGAGTACCGACAGAAAGTGGAGGATGAACTCAGTAAAATATGCAACGATATTCTATCTACAATTGATGAACATCTACTTCCTTCTTCCACATCAGGAGAATCTACTGTCTTTTATTACAAGAT GAAAGGAGATTACTACCGATATCTTGCCGAATTCAAAAGTGGAAATGAAAGGAAAGAGGCTTCTGACCAATCTTTGAAGGCTTACCAG GCTGCTTCAAATACTGCAGCTACAGATCTACCTCCCACTCATCCTATCAGACTTGGCTTAGCACTGAACTTTTCAGTTTTCTATTATGAGATTCAGAATTCACCTGAAAG AGCTTGTCACTTGGCAAAACAAGCTTTTGATGAAGCCATTGCAGAGCTTGATACGCTTAGTGAGGAGTCATACAAGGACAGTACACTGATAATGCAATTATTGAGAGACAATCTTACTTTGTGGACTTCAGATTTGCAAGAAGACGGAG